In the genome of Thermoplasma sp. Kam2015, the window GGAATCCAGCACACGATAATAGCTGAGGGCAAGGACCTCCTCAAGAAATTTCTTGAGATCTTTGAAAATCCAACATGCAATATAATAATAGTTTCTGAAAATGTAAAGAATATGCTCGATAAGAGAACGCTCAGGAATGTTGAAATTTCATCAAAGCCTCTCGTCGTCTTCATACCTCTTCCCGGCGTGAAGGAGGAGGAGACCATAGAGGAGATGGCGAAGAGGATCCTCGGTATAGATATAGGAAATGTTTGAGGTGAATCCATGGGAAAGATAATCAGAATTTCAGGTCCAGTTGTCGTGGCCGAAGATGTGGAAGACGCAAAGATGTATGATGTCGTTAAGGTAGGCGACATGGGCCTGATAGGGGAGATAATCAAGATAGAGGGGAACAAATCCACAATTCAGGTTTATGAGGATACAGCCGGAATAAGGCCTGATGAGAAGGTTGAAAATACGAAGAGGCCGCTGTCCGTCGAACTTGGCCCTGGGATATTGAGATCCATCTACGATGGTATACAGAGGCCGCTTGACGTGATAAAGAACACGTCCGGAGATTTCATAGCACGCGGCCTCAACCCGCCGGCGCTAGACAGAAAGAAGAAATGGGAGTTCATTCCCGCTGTGAAGAAGGGAGACAGCGTTTCTCCAGGACAGATACTCGGTACCGTTCAGGAGACGTCGCTCATAACCCACCGTATAATGGTGCCGGAGGGTATCTCAGGCAAGGTGACCATGATAGCCGACGGCGATCACACGGTCGAGGATACCATCGCAGCGGTTGCTGGAAACGGTAAAAATTATGAAATTCAGATGATGACGACCTGGCCTGTGAGGAGGGCAAGGAGAGTGCAGAGGAAACTCCCTCCTGAGCTGCCTCTTGTGACAGGGCAGCGCGTCATAGATGCGCTCTTCCCAGTCGCGAAGGGAGGTACGGCAGCAGTGCCAGGGCCATTCGGAAGCGGAAAATGCGTCTCTGGAGATACACCGGTGCTGCTGAGGGATGGCGAAAAGAGCATAGAGGAGATCTTCAGAAGCGCTTTGAAAGATCCCGATAACGAAGTTGAGAGGGATGGCGTTGAAGAGATCGTGAGGTTGAAGGAACCTTTGAAGATATATTCACTGGTCGGAAGAGACATAGTGGAGAGCACATCGTATGCTGTATACCACGGCAAGAGCAATGCGCTTGTAAGAATAGTCACGGCCGGAGGGCGCACGGTCAGCGTAACACCTGTACATAAGCTGTTCGTGAAGTCCGGAGACAGCATAGTGGAAAAACCTGCACAGGATGTGTCTGAGGGAGACAGGA includes:
- a CDS encoding V-type ATP synthase subunit F, whose amino-acid sequence is MESCITVLGERDIVLGFRLLGIQHTIIAEGKDLLKKFLEIFENPTCNIIIVSENVKNMLDKRTLRNVEISSKPLVVFIPLPGVKEEETIEEMAKRILGIDIGNV